One window of Salegentibacter sp. Hel_I_6 genomic DNA carries:
- a CDS encoding isoaspartyl peptidase/L-asparaginase family protein: protein MKKIFLLFSLSLFLACNTSAEKETKTSQNSETQKDQDSVENFGIVIHGGAGTILKENMSDSLEQAYKEKLEEAIRTGHEILANGGTAIEAVQRTINIMEDSPLFNSGKGAVFTNDGKNELDASIMDGETLNAGAISGVTTVKNPINLAWEVMENSEHVMLSGKGAETFAEQRGLEIVDPEYFYTENRFKSLERLKERDSEKTELDHDGKTAFIDPFIKDSKFGTVGCAALDKNGNLAAGTSTGGMTNKKWGRIGDAPIIGAGTYANNKTAAISATGWGEFFIRGVVAYDISALMEYKEMSLAEASKEVIQNKNPELGGSGGIIAIDHNGNVSMEFNTAGMYRAKMNKNGDLEIGIYEEE from the coding sequence ATGAAAAAAATTTTCCTTTTATTCAGTTTATCACTCTTTTTAGCCTGCAATACTTCAGCTGAAAAAGAAACCAAAACAAGTCAAAATTCAGAAACCCAAAAAGATCAGGATTCCGTAGAAAATTTCGGAATTGTAATTCATGGTGGGGCCGGGACGATTTTAAAAGAAAATATGAGCGACTCTTTAGAACAGGCTTATAAAGAAAAATTGGAAGAAGCTATAAGAACAGGTCACGAAATCCTGGCAAATGGAGGGACTGCGATAGAAGCTGTACAACGAACCATAAATATTATGGAAGATTCACCTTTATTTAATTCAGGAAAAGGTGCTGTATTTACTAACGACGGGAAAAACGAACTCGATGCTTCTATTATGGATGGGGAAACTTTAAATGCGGGTGCTATATCTGGAGTGACCACGGTTAAAAATCCTATAAATTTAGCCTGGGAAGTGATGGAAAATTCAGAGCATGTGATGCTTTCAGGAAAAGGTGCTGAAACCTTTGCAGAGCAACGCGGATTAGAAATTGTAGATCCTGAATATTTCTATACCGAAAACCGATTTAAAAGTTTAGAACGTTTAAAGGAAAGAGATTCAGAAAAAACTGAGTTGGATCACGATGGGAAGACTGCTTTTATAGATCCATTTATTAAAGATTCTAAATTTGGTACGGTTGGTTGTGCCGCTTTAGACAAAAATGGAAACCTGGCCGCAGGAACCTCAACCGGCGGAATGACTAATAAAAAATGGGGCCGCATTGGTGATGCTCCAATAATTGGTGCCGGAACTTATGCCAACAATAAAACTGCTGCGATCTCGGCAACCGGCTGGGGAGAGTTTTTTATTCGCGGGGTGGTAGCTTATGATATTTCAGCATTGATGGAATATAAAGAAATGAGTCTCGCCGAAGCTTCAAAAGAGGTTATCCAGAATAAAAATCCCGAGCTTGGTGGGAGTGGCGGAATCATTGCTATAGATCACAATGGAAATGTGAGTATGGAATTTAATACCGCGGGAATGTACCGTGCAAAAATGAATAAAAACGGTGATTTGGAAATAGGAATTTATGAAGAAGAATAA
- a CDS encoding YkvA family protein — translation MSKIDKEKIKEEHKKRQEDFEEEDINDVLEDEEAIKSKFENKGKLQRYVDDAQLLFNLLRDYANGNYREVPFNVVAAIGGALLYVLSPIDLIPDFIPIIGYLDDAAVVAFCLNLIEKDLISYKVWKRNAA, via the coding sequence ATGAGTAAAATTGATAAGGAAAAAATTAAGGAAGAGCATAAAAAGCGACAGGAAGACTTTGAAGAAGAGGATATAAACGATGTTCTGGAAGATGAGGAAGCCATAAAATCTAAGTTTGAAAATAAAGGGAAATTGCAACGTTATGTTGACGATGCGCAACTACTTTTTAATTTGCTAAGAGATTATGCAAATGGAAATTATAGGGAAGTGCCATTTAATGTAGTGGCCGCAATTGGTGGTGCGCTACTTTATGTACTATCGCCTATAGATCTGATTCCAGATTTTATTCCAATTATTGGGTATTTGGATGATGCAGCGGTAGTTGCTTTCTGTCTTAACCTAATTGAAAAAGACCTGATCTCTTATAAAGTTTGGAAGAGAAATGCTGCTTAA
- a CDS encoding aldehyde dehydrogenase family protein, with amino-acid sequence MSEIAEKFGIKQALKDLGLQETNNGTSTGKDFFSSGEVIESYSPVDGALIGKVKATTKEDYDKVITTATAGFKEWRTWPAPQRGEVVRQFNDELRRLKEPLGKLVSYEMGKSYQEGLGEVQEMIDICDFAVGLSRQLHGLTMHSERPGHRMYEQYHPLGVVGIISAFNFPVAVWSWNTALAWVCGDACVWKGSEKTPLTSVACQNIAARVFAENNVPAGISSLITGDYKVGEMMTNDKRVPLISATGSIRMGKIVAQAVAARLGKSLLELGGNNAIIVTPDADIKNTVIGAVFGAVGTCGQRCTSTRRLIIHESIYDKVKDAIVKAYKQLRIGNPLDENNHVGPLIDKDAVKNYQSALDKVVEEGGKILVEGGVLEGEGYESGCYVKPAIAEAKNEFKIVQHETFAPVLYIMKYSGDVSNALELQNGVVQGLSSAIMTNNLREAERFLSVEGSDCGIANVNIGTSGAEIGGAFGGEKETGGGRESGSDAWKVYMRRQTNTINYTTELPLAQGIKFDL; translated from the coding sequence ATGAGTGAAATAGCAGAGAAATTCGGAATTAAACAAGCTTTAAAGGATCTTGGTTTACAGGAAACCAATAATGGAACTTCTACCGGGAAAGATTTTTTTAGTAGTGGCGAAGTAATTGAATCTTATTCTCCTGTAGACGGCGCTTTAATTGGAAAAGTAAAAGCGACCACCAAAGAAGATTACGATAAAGTAATTACTACTGCTACTGCAGGTTTTAAAGAATGGCGCACCTGGCCGGCACCTCAGCGCGGTGAAGTGGTTCGCCAGTTCAATGATGAATTAAGAAGATTAAAAGAGCCTTTGGGGAAATTGGTTTCTTACGAAATGGGAAAATCTTACCAGGAAGGTTTGGGCGAAGTTCAGGAAATGATAGATATCTGCGATTTCGCAGTGGGACTTTCCCGCCAGCTACACGGGTTAACCATGCACTCTGAACGCCCCGGGCATAGAATGTATGAGCAATACCACCCGCTAGGAGTAGTTGGAATTATCTCGGCATTTAACTTTCCGGTTGCGGTTTGGTCGTGGAATACCGCTTTGGCGTGGGTTTGTGGAGATGCTTGCGTTTGGAAGGGATCAGAGAAGACTCCATTAACTTCTGTGGCCTGTCAAAATATTGCCGCTCGAGTTTTTGCTGAAAACAATGTTCCGGCAGGGATTTCTTCATTGATCACCGGCGATTATAAAGTGGGTGAGATGATGACCAACGATAAACGAGTGCCGTTAATTTCGGCTACTGGTTCTATTAGAATGGGAAAAATAGTTGCCCAGGCAGTTGCCGCAAGGTTAGGAAAATCGCTTCTTGAATTAGGAGGAAATAACGCCATAATTGTAACTCCAGATGCCGATATTAAAAATACGGTAATCGGTGCGGTATTTGGGGCCGTGGGAACTTGCGGACAGCGTTGTACTTCTACCCGAAGATTGATTATTCACGAATCTATTTATGATAAAGTAAAAGATGCGATTGTTAAAGCTTATAAACAATTGCGTATTGGAAACCCATTAGATGAAAATAATCACGTGGGACCGCTTATCGATAAAGATGCGGTAAAAAATTATCAAAGCGCTTTAGATAAAGTTGTGGAAGAAGGAGGTAAGATCTTAGTTGAAGGTGGTGTTTTGGAAGGCGAAGGTTATGAAAGCGGATGCTACGTAAAACCAGCCATTGCCGAAGCAAAAAATGAATTTAAGATAGTACAGCACGAAACTTTTGCACCGGTGCTTTATATTATGAAATATTCTGGAGATGTTTCTAATGCGCTTGAATTACAAAATGGAGTAGTACAGGGACTTTCTTCAGCAATTATGACCAACAATTTAAGGGAAGCCGAGCGTTTTCTTTCTGTAGAAGGTTCAGATTGTGGGATTGCGAATGTGAATATTGGAACTTCCGGTGCTGAAATTGGTGGCGCTTTTGGCGGTGAAAAAGAAACCGGTGGAGGAAGAGAATCTGGGTCTGATGCCTGGAAAGTCTATATGCGAAGACAAACAAATACTATTAATTATACTACCGAGCTGCCGTTGGCGCAGGGTATTAAATTCGATCTGTAA
- a CDS encoding efflux RND transporter periplasmic adaptor subunit, producing the protein MKKIIYLSLFISTAIFTSCSDSKGGQSQQNEAQGPQPFPVIEVPTKTVTGYNSYPTSIEGVVNSEVRAKVSGYITNVLVDAGDKVKKGQMLFKLETESLSGDAEAAQANVNAARVEVEKLKPLVEKDIISEVQLETAKAQLSQAEANYNSIAANIDYANIKSPVDGYVGNINFRNGALVSPGDPTPLTTVSQTEEVYAFFSMNEKDFLSFMDSADAKTREEKIKNLPEISLILANGKEYENKGIIETISGEINQQTGTVTFRAKFNNSNGLLRNGSSGTVKIPEVYEDALIVPTLSTFEQQGKTFVYKVQSDSSLIASSLNILAEINKVYVVQDGVEKGDTILAKGANKVKPGNKIQPQPTALDSIVNSFNTVFK; encoded by the coding sequence ATGAAAAAGATAATTTATTTAAGCCTATTTATAAGTACTGCCATTTTCACATCCTGTTCAGACAGCAAAGGCGGCCAGTCACAGCAAAATGAAGCGCAAGGGCCCCAGCCTTTCCCGGTAATAGAGGTTCCAACAAAAACAGTTACCGGTTATAACTCTTATCCAACCAGTATAGAAGGGGTTGTGAATAGTGAAGTACGGGCAAAAGTATCTGGCTATATAACCAATGTTTTAGTAGACGCAGGCGATAAAGTAAAAAAAGGCCAAATGCTTTTCAAGCTTGAAACAGAATCTTTATCTGGCGATGCCGAAGCCGCACAGGCTAATGTAAATGCAGCTCGTGTAGAAGTTGAAAAGCTAAAACCCCTGGTTGAAAAAGATATTATTAGCGAAGTACAATTAGAAACTGCTAAAGCTCAACTCTCCCAGGCTGAGGCAAATTATAACAGTATCGCCGCTAATATTGACTATGCAAACATTAAAAGTCCGGTAGATGGTTATGTAGGCAATATCAATTTTAGAAATGGCGCTCTCGTTTCTCCCGGAGACCCTACCCCACTTACCACAGTTTCTCAAACCGAGGAGGTGTATGCATTCTTTTCTATGAATGAAAAAGACTTTTTAAGTTTTATGGATAGTGCTGATGCTAAAACCCGGGAAGAAAAAATAAAGAATCTTCCTGAAATAAGTTTAATCCTGGCCAATGGGAAAGAATATGAAAATAAAGGAATTATTGAAACAATTTCTGGTGAAATAAACCAGCAAACCGGTACCGTTACTTTTCGGGCTAAATTTAACAATAGCAATGGCTTACTCAGAAATGGCAGCAGTGGAACAGTGAAAATACCTGAAGTTTACGAAGATGCATTAATAGTACCTACCCTTTCTACTTTCGAGCAACAGGGAAAAACTTTTGTTTATAAAGTCCAGTCAGATTCAAGCTTAATAGCTTCTTCTTTAAATATTCTGGCAGAAATAAATAAGGTTTATGTAGTACAAGATGGTGTAGAAAAAGGAGATACTATTCTGGCTAAGGGAGCCAATAAAGTAAAACCCGGCAACAAGATCCAGCCACAACCAACTGCTTTAGATAGCATTGTAAACTCGTTTAATACAGTTTTTAAATAA
- a CDS encoding 3-hydroxyanthranilate 3,4-dioxygenase has protein sequence MAVNKPFNLNKWVEQNRESLKPPVGNRNLYKESEDYIVMVVAGPNARKDYHYNETEELFYQLEGEIEVHIQEDGEKKTMQLGPGDMYLHPGKVPHSPVRKEGSIGLVVERKRVQIDAKDGLLWYCDNCNHKLYEVYFPLTDIEKDFLKHFKHFYGSKDLRTCDNCGEVMPVDERYVAGTD, from the coding sequence ATGGCAGTAAATAAACCTTTTAACCTTAATAAATGGGTTGAGCAAAACCGCGAATCGCTTAAACCGCCGGTTGGTAACCGAAATCTTTATAAAGAATCTGAAGATTACATTGTGATGGTAGTGGCCGGGCCCAACGCCCGCAAAGATTATCATTATAACGAGACAGAAGAGCTTTTTTACCAGTTAGAAGGTGAAATAGAAGTTCATATTCAGGAAGATGGGGAGAAGAAGACAATGCAATTGGGCCCAGGAGATATGTACCTGCATCCCGGAAAAGTACCACATTCGCCGGTGAGAAAAGAAGGTTCTATTGGTCTAGTGGTAGAACGAAAACGAGTACAAATTGATGCTAAGGATGGACTTTTATGGTATTGCGATAATTGTAACCATAAATTGTATGAAGTCTATTTTCCCTTAACCGATATTGAGAAAGATTTTCTAAAACATTTTAAGCATTTCTACGGAAGCAAAGACTTGCGAACCTGCGATAACTGCGGGGAAGTGATGCCGGTAGACGAACGTTATGTTGCCGGGACAGATTAG
- a CDS encoding GbsR/MarR family transcriptional regulator — translation MNKLELEAHKTRLIEKLGVQLEKEHQLAPVAARIFATLIMLGKKGSTFDQLVVDLNAGKSTVSTHLEHLQATNKVEYYTKPGDRKRYFIVKTDLMVNYIDEMTAKWEAQKCIHEEVLEYKMLMNQLDSSDNFDLEFQKSLLTFLDEATTAVNKLKKKITNS, via the coding sequence ATGAATAAACTAGAATTAGAAGCGCATAAAACCAGGCTTATAGAAAAACTTGGAGTTCAGTTGGAAAAAGAGCATCAGCTCGCCCCTGTAGCTGCAAGAATTTTCGCCACCTTAATTATGCTTGGTAAAAAAGGAAGCACTTTTGATCAATTAGTAGTAGATCTTAATGCAGGAAAAAGTACTGTGTCTACCCATTTGGAGCACTTGCAGGCTACTAATAAGGTTGAATATTATACAAAGCCAGGAGATCGCAAACGCTATTTTATCGTAAAAACAGATTTAATGGTGAACTATATTGATGAAATGACGGCCAAATGGGAAGCACAAAAATGTATTCATGAAGAAGTGCTTGAATATAAAATGCTCATGAACCAACTTGATTCCAGCGATAACTTTGACCTGGAGTTTCAAAAAAGTTTACTCACCTTTCTCGATGAAGCCACCACTGCGGTTAATAAATTAAAGAAAAAGATCACCAATTCGTAA